GTTAGCCAATAAGTACTAATTTTACTGCTATCGAAAGGAATATTCATCACAAACATGTCAAGCGCACAAAGCAGGCCTTTTTCTATGACAAAAGGGGAAGAGAGAAgataaaaagaggaaaatgaaaTCCGTTGGACCTTTCAGAAAATAACCATGCTCAACATCAAATACTCAAAAGCATCCCAAACCTCTGCAATAGAGATTTTCACACTACAGAActcagaagaaaaagaagaagaaaccacAATGAAACTTCAACTATGCCAATACATATAATTTAAGGACTCCAATCACCTGCACATCAGTGGcgtaattttattactttataaaattttattaaactcTTTCTTCACTATAAAGAAACTGCAACAAAGGACAGTTAAGCACAAATAGATTCTTCCACAGACCATGCACCCCAACCTCCATCATGGACCAATGATCCAAGGAATTATGATCATATGGATGTTTCACACATGCTTTACCTCTACTTATATCTTCTCTGGCAAATGACGTCTAATCTTCAGTGTCCTGTAATAGGGAAGTTCAAGTTTAACTTAAGCTTTATTGTCTAACCTATTTGTCCTCAAGTTGCCCTGCAATCAACTGTCCGCACGTCAGCCAACCGAAACAATGAAATGTAGCATGAGTTATTATCCAATTAATTTGTATTCCAGCCTATTCATATAATCATATGATCAGAGATCATAGGAATGAGACATCTGCTTACTCCACAAAGGAGACAGGATATGTTTGACATTATTAGGAGGCAGGAGTTACTAATTAGATGCCACTATCATTTGGAGCAACCATTTTTTCCACAAATAGAATTCTATGAAACTTGACAGAAATCTTGTGATTTCAGTAAGCATCATAGGATCATTTCTCCTTCATGATTTTACTGAACATAGGTTAGCACTTGTCTTGTCGGTAAATAATTAACCTCAATATTCTCCTTCAGTGCATACAAAGCCTGAAGTTCATTGAAAAGATCATAAGAATTGGATAAAACGACCATAGCAAATTAATAAGTTAGATCTATAAACATCAATAGCTAGAGTTTAAAGGATATAGTAAAATTGAAGATGTCCATGCTTACActtgaaattgaaatttttttgataactAAATACTTACTTCAAGTTTGCAAATGAACACAGGCTGTCCTTGCCGCTGTCCAGACAAATTCCCCTAAACAAGGAAATGTCATCCCATTATAAGGTGAGTGGTAGCAGGGGGAAATTTCAGATATAAGCAATAATTGATTTAACAGTTCACAAGTGTAGCCAAGAATGAATTATGAGCTAAAAAGCAATTCACTTCAGGTTCTAAGGCAAGTAAGAGGAGTCAAGACCattcaaaattatgaaaatttacaaaacaaaccaaaacaagAACTCCACATAATCCTTTAAGCAATGAAAAACCAAATGCAAACTCTTTCTGCATGATTTTTCAATGATTTGACATGGATGTAAATCAATTCCGAGCAATTTACAGATCTCACACAATATAATAGCAATGTCCATAAGTTAAAGGAAAATTAggataaaaagtattttttgctGACAGTTTAAGAGAGTAGTATTACCTCCCAAATCTTGATGTACTTGGACTGCCCTTGCTGAACACCAGAAGCAGCCAATGGCATATTGATAGGAGCATTATTTGTCATACCAAGAGAATGCACAGATGCTTGTTGCGACATTCCTGGAGTAGGAATCATGGTACCAGGTCCTGAGGAAATAGTGTTAGCACCAAGATTACCCATTATGTTCTGGTTCATGCCAATTCCACTTTGCCCAATTTGTGCACCAGAAGTCAAACCTCCTTGGCCCACACTCGCTACTGATTGATCAATGCCAGTATTGCCCTGGAGATTAGCCAGTGCTGGCGAAAGTCCTATATTTGCATTTCCTGATACACCAGAAGTTGTGGATGGAAATGAACTGAGAGTAGTATTTTGTGTAACTTGTCCACTCGCCATTAGAGCACCTGATCCAGCTACTGATGTAAGGCCTGCAATTCCAGACGATGGCATTCCACTAGATATCATGTTTGACATATGCATAGCCATAGGTGCTCCAATATTTTGGAGTCCAAGAGAACTTGCACCAGCTATAGAAGCAGTATTCATCAATTGACGACGTTGAGAAATATTGTTCAAAATGCTGACATTTGCTGGTGCAGGACCCACAGGTCGTGTCTGTGGGAGAGAACTAACCAAAGGTTTAAATTCTTGCATGCTCTCACTTATTGCAATAGTCTCCTGTGAAgtgggagaaggagaagaagtttGTATACTTGGAACTCCTTGAGATGCAACATTAGGAATAGATGGTAAATGTGAAAAGCCAGGAGCAGATACCATAGCAGACACAGTAGTTGGTTcctgaataaaagttaataCAAAATAAGGACATGAAAATAAAGTCATGTCATGTTTATTCAATAACAAATAGCATGCCTTACCACTTTTACATTTGCAGTGGGGATATTTCCAACAGGAACTGGTTGGCGACTGATAATTGTTCCACTAGCTGAGGAAACAAGCAAAGTTTTTCAGAgaataaataaccaaaagatcaaagCACAATGACCCGGCATAGATAACTGAAGAAGTAAAATAAACTACAGACCTACATTTGATAGCTTGGTTGCAGCATGGTTATGATATTTTATAACAGCTAACATATCTAAAAAACTTTCAGGTTATCAATCACATGCAGGCGAGAAATATGTCAGATTAAAATGGATCACCtgaataattactaaaatacacCAATAGATTGAATAAATTAACCAGGAATCCAAAACTTTCAGCCAAATTTCTCCAGAATGGAGGATATATTCATAAAAGTCTAATAGCATTTACAAAAGAAAGCATTACAAAGAAACACATGACTTTAGAACAAGTTCAACTTCACCGGAGGAGTGTAATATATTCTGAATTCTTTATGGCatgatttcaattttattgttttccaattcaaaataaattcacATTCACAAACTTAGTTGATCTAAATAAAATCATCATAATGATCAcggaaattaattttatttctcatgAGTTGGCATTGTTGAAATTTGTGAAGTTTTGCTTTACATGCTTACAGGCGAACTTTCTACATATCTGTGGTAGTTGCTTTAAATTTATGGAATTGCCTTAATGAATCACAGAGTTCttctaaattcaaaaatacatttGCATTTATTTACAGAAGGAAGGGTTACAGAAGTTTCCTACTCTGCAGATTTGATGTCAACATGAATTAAGAAAGACTACTCTTGTCAACTCTCGCTCATATAAAGCAATACTTTAAGTTGCCTTAGCTGACAATAACAATCATCATGCATGAAAGAATACATTAAGAGTAATGAAATCAGGAAACCTGGAGGCACCGGTGTTGCAGAAGGCCCTGGAATAGGGGCGGAAGAAGCTGTGTCAACCTTTACATTTTGGTTTGATGGCACATTTCCAATTGAAGGCCGAGTTGAAGCAGCACGAGCCTCCATAAAATTCTCTGACAGCAACACAAGATAATGTGTGTTTTTAGCATTATCCACTGTTGAATCTGAAGCCCGAGGATTGCGCTTTCCCTAAAACAATTGAATGCATTATAAGTACAGACCACACTGATAGCAAACAACAAAATGCAAAATAGCATATTAAACTAGGTACGATTCCTAGAACAATCATTTTTCTTAAGTATTGATTAAGTAGTTTATTATAAAGAATCACCAAATGACTTTACACCATTTAAGTTTGTATTGAAGTCAACTTAATACCACCAACACCAAGTTTAAGATTTACAACTCCAACCCCAAATGTTTCACTTGGGCCAAACATTTAACAAACTCATTTAGTCACTAATAGATCCAGTCAACACTGACATTGAGCCCACCTCATTAACAGTGGCATAAGTAACTCGCTGGCATAACAAAGATTCCATGTCAATTAGTTTCAAGGAAATGGGAAAGGTattaaattaagattaaaaagataaaggaaAATGAGGGTCAATCcactaaaaattgaaaataatgaaaaaaatataaatttaattatagcagccatttttgacaatattggcaaaataattttaaatcaagATCTACACATCTAATTAAACTAATAACTACACGAATGTTAAAAACTTGTACcatttatttcattatcatAAACACTTTTgcagaaatattatttttatgattttaagcTATGCAATACACTTCAGTAGATTTCGAAAACAGCTTTAAATTTGCAATGATCATTACACGGTTGACAGAAAGTAATATATCAGCATCCTACATATTGTGAGCTTCACACTGAAATAGCACTTTCTGATGAAGTAGATCAAAcgtaatatgtgttttttacaGTATCATAAGCTAGGCATTGCACCACCTGCCGTATTCAAAGCTAGGCATTTGATGTGGCATTGTTTTAAGTGGATATTCGTTATGGATTCTTAGAtagcaaagaaaagaaacaattgaTGATATTTGCAGGCATTTGAATAGTACTATAATATGCTCACAATAAAATCTCATAGAATGGCAAAAATTTCTATCATTCAAATGATGACTTTCAATCCGATGAAGTGGAGAAGATCTTGAGGTTTGAGAGACTTTTAACTACTGTGCCAAAATGAACCCTAGAGTTAGATGTGGTTGTCAATCTTGTCAAAATGGGCCGCCATTAACTTTGAATTTGTAGACTCAATTCTCATCATACTTtacatttaaacaaaattcaaatggTTGGCAAGTTAGTGTTGACTTCATAAATATGTCAGAGATGTGAAACAAGTTACATGTTATGGGGTAAATTCACAAACTAAAAACTTGAAGGCAAAATTTATACCTACACGAAATTATTAGTACGTGAAGTGATTTCTGTCCTAAATTTTTTGCAAAACTAAGAAAACTACAGAAAGTGAAATTTGACCTTTGCAAGAGATCAAATAGCAAAAAATTAACAGTAAATGTGCTTGTGCtgataaatcaaatcaaaatcaatgttAGAAGAACAAGAGAACATGAATGGATACACCATACAGCATTATATATCGCTCTCAGTTTGGGAAGTTGTTTAGGGGAGATCACAGACAATGATATGGCGCACTGCATGCAAAATTTGGGTTAAGTCAGTAAAACAAAATTACTAAGACGTCAATAATCAGCATAACTACCTAGAAAACAAATAGAATTTGTAGATGACCTGGCCaattgattttgctacagtatcagcATCGGCAAGGCATATTTCTCCCTTAACTTCAACAGTCTCAGTATGCTCCAAGCTTGATGCAGGAATTGCAAATACTGGTGTTGGAAGAGGATGGGGATTGCTTGCAGCAACAAGAATGCAATGTTTTTGTGCATCAGGGGTTTGGCGACTCAGATTTGCTGTTGTAGATGGAGCAAGCATCTGAAAATGTATATGTGAGGAAACATAATGctaaatatgaaaacaaaggatgTGAAGTGCTATAAGAATAATCAATagaaaacttaattaaaaaaatattaactgaAATGTTCCTGTTCAGTAATAAAATAAGAGAATCCAATTCTAGCTTTAAAAGTAATACTAGCAATCTCTACATCAAAAATCATTACATTTGTTAAGCACATACACTAACAGAATTATCTTTTCCAATTATCTGTATCTGGATTGCCAATAAATGCTTACATGTAACTAGACAAGCTACTAAATTTAACAAATGGCATAGTATTATTTGACAAATAAAAGCAAAGTTGAATTCTAAGTTGTAATATGAGAAACAAGAATCTCACTGGTTGTGGTTAGTCAAAGAAGACTGAAGACATAGCATGTAAGCatagaaaacataagaacaGGAGGCTTTGGCGaatgttgatgaataaatacACATAGAAGTGGTGGTTTAGATTTATTGAACCAATCATTCAGCAGAATAATGAATGATAGTTGGGAAAAAGTGGAGAGGTGCAACCAAATTTATGTGACTGCACAATCCCTATGATGTTGAAGTGTTAAACAATAACTATGAAGCACAGAAACTAGAGCTGCTTATACTCTATGATGAGAATGCATgtggaagaaaagagaaattatAAGTAATAACATAGGACagattaagaaagaaaagattCCTGTGAAATTTGAACTAGTAGAATCATGTGATTAATCAGAAAAATCCATGACTTAAATAAAGGATCATGAGATAAAAGGCAAACGAAAATGATAAAAAGCTAAGAGTACCAACCACAGAAAATGTGAGAGATGTGATGGAGAACAATAATCATGTGACTGAGCATGAAATAATTTACTTTAAGGATCTGGATAGCTGGCCCCATATTAGATAGTGatattgtttagttgttgtaggtttaaatttaattctatgttttccagAACTGCTGTCAGAAGATTTCCAAATTAGAATTTCAAAACTTAAACCTTGCTGATTTGCCTTGGAATGCTGAAATTGTGATTGAGCTCTGAAATTCTAAGATACTTGAATTTGTCGACaaggaattaattaatttcaagcaAGCATATTCATTTAAAACTCTAATATTAGATGAGCTGATGTGACAAGCAGTGAAATTTAAAATAGCATCTTAAGAAAAATGTGTTTTCTTCTAACAGTTGGTCATTGTGGGAAAGGTAGCATCTTACTGTTAcaccaacattaaaaaataaataaaaaaaataacttttaccAGCAGATATGATACGGTCAAAGTAACAGTAGGaaacttaatttaataatatacagCCGACACTAGCAAATTCAGAGGTAAAAAATGTGTCATAATTTTCAAATGGAAAATTCATTGTTTATTTCCAGCTAATAGTAATAAAGGACAAAGCAAACCATTAGAGCTTCAGCAAGACCCTCAGCAATAGCAGCCTCACCAAAACCACCACCCGAAAATGGTATTGCAGACAACCATTCAAAGAAGACATTCAAGTTTTTAGTCCATCCAGTACGTTGCACAAGAAAATCTGTATTAAAAGAGACAACAGTTTAATCCATTATAATTGAAAGTAAGGCTGTTCAGACTCAATATTCACCAACAACGTTGCCGAAGGTAAAAAGTCCTAACCTTTGTACATGTGAAAGTAAGTTAAGTAGCAGCATAAACTATAGACCAACAAATGCTTTAAAACTTTAGAACATAACTTCTGTGTcgaaagaagttcaatgaacaaatcaaattttaagaaAGAGGTTTAAGTTGTATACCATAGAACTCACAGCATTCACCTTGACATGTCTATCTGTGACACCAGAGACACTTAGGCTGTATTTGGAATGCAATAGATAACTAAGTAGGCAAACACTAGTATGTCATTGACAAGAGGGATATCAAATGCAGATTTATGATTCACCAGATCATCTTCAAAATCTGTCAAGACTATCTAGACGACAGAATGATAATTTTAAGTCCTGCCAGTTAAAAAATGTAAGTTTGTCACTGATTTTGTCTAATCAAGTTTTGAGTTAATCTAGCACTCCAGGCATTGTTCAAGGAACCTTTTTCATGCACTATTTACATAAATTGTAGCCATTGATCATGGTACTCCTCGCACATTGTTCAGGTAAATAATAACCCAATAGTGCTTATTTCTAATAACAATGAGGGCGTCCGACTTTTTGGGAAGCCTTCATTTCTTAGTGCAGTGACACCTAATATAGATGCCAGTTAATAAAAAGAACCTTCAAAGAATTTAATTTCCCCTTGTGTGAAATCAATCTCAGAGAAAACTCTAGTCCTGGATATTTCCTCTGACCAATGATTGTGAGACCAGCAAATCCTCTTCATTTTAATCTCTGTCTTGATCTtgttatacacacacacacacacacacacatatattattctttttcagagtacattttttaaaacttcTAAAGATTAATTCCTCAGAAATAGCTCAATATTGCAgaaattttaaaaccaaatacaaaaaaactgAAACTAAGCATTAAAACCGTTTATCCTGTCATCTTACAGGCCTAAAGACAGGGTTCCATGCAATATTAGGATGTTTTGAGGATATACCAGCAGGAAGATCCTCTCAAAGAAAGgcttttaattttcaatatttccACACTTGTGGGTGGTTTTTAGGACCCACTCTAAAAGTCTACCAGCACCAGCAGGTCCAAACAATGCCTGTTCAAATTTCTGAAACCATGGA
This genomic window from Dioscorea cayenensis subsp. rotundata cultivar TDr96_F1 chromosome 20, TDr96_F1_v2_PseudoChromosome.rev07_lg8_w22 25.fasta, whole genome shotgun sequence contains:
- the LOC120251133 gene encoding mediator of RNA polymerase II transcription subunit 25 isoform X2 — protein: MAERQLIVVVEGTAALGPYWKTILSDYLEKIVRSFYGSELPGQKLAGSYPELAMVVFNTHGPYSDFLVQRTGWTKNLNVFFEWLSAIPFSGGGFGEAAIAEGLAEALMMLAPSTTANLSRQTPDAQKHCILVAASNPHPLPTPVFAIPASSLEHTETVEVKGEICLADADTVAKSIGQCAISLSVISPKQLPKLRAIYNAGKRNPRASDSTVDNAKNTHYLVLLSENFMEARAASTRPSIGNVPSNQNVKVDTASSAPIPGPSATPVPPASGTIISRQPVPVGNIPTANVKVEPTTVSAMETIAISESMQEFKPLVSSLPQTRPVGPAPANVSILNNISQRRQLMNTASIAGASSLGLQNIGAPMAMHMSNMISSGMPSSGIAGLTSVAGSGALMASGQVTQNTTLSSFPSTTSGVSGNANIGLSPALANLQGNTGIDQSVASVGQGGLTSGAQIGQSGIGMNQNIMGNLGANTISSGPGTMIPTPGMSQQASVHSLGMTNNAPINMPLAASGVQQGQSKYIKIWEGNLSGQRQGQPVFICKLEGYRSASASETLAADWPNAMQIVRLISQDHMNNKQYVGKADFLVFRTLNQHGFLVQLQEKKLCAVIQLPSQTLLLSVSEKASRLIGMLFPGDMVVFKPQVPNQQQMQQQQSQQQQIQQQQQQMQQAQQQHLQHQQLQQQTQPHQQQQQQPMVGSGMNQTFVPGPGRPQMMSQPKVQPSQGPGNMSSGGFLP
- the LOC120251133 gene encoding mediator of RNA polymerase II transcription subunit 25 isoform X1, whose product is MAERQLIVVVEGTAALGPYWKTILSDYLEKIVRSFYGSELPGQKLAGSYPELAMVVFNTHGPYSDFLVQRTGWTKNLNVFFEWLSAIPFSGGGFGEAAIAEGLAEALMMLAPSTTANLSRQTPDAQKHCILVAASNPHPLPTPVFAIPASSLEHTETVEVKGEICLADADTVAKSIGQCAISLSVISPKQLPKLRAIYNAGKRNPRASDSTVDNAKNTHYLVLLSENFMEARAASTRPSIGNVPSNQNVKVDTASSAPIPGPSATPVPPASGTIISRQPVPVGNIPTANVKVEPTTVSAMVSAPGFSHLPSIPNVASQGVPSIQTSSPSPTSQETIAISESMQEFKPLVSSLPQTRPVGPAPANVSILNNISQRRQLMNTASIAGASSLGLQNIGAPMAMHMSNMISSGMPSSGIAGLTSVAGSGALMASGQVTQNTTLSSFPSTTSGVSGNANIGLSPALANLQGNTGIDQSVASVGQGGLTSGAQIGQSGIGMNQNIMGNLGANTISSGPGTMIPTPGMSQQASVHSLGMTNNAPINMPLAASGVQQGQSKYIKIWEGNLSGQRQGQPVFICKLEGYRSASASETLAADWPNAMQIVRLISQDHMNNKQYVGKADFLVFRTLNQHGFLVQLQEKKLCAVIQLPSQTLLLSVSEKASRLIGMLFPGDMVVFKPQVPNQQQMQQQQSQQQQIQQQQQQMQQAQQQHLQHQQLQQQTQPHQQQQQQPMVGSGMNQTFVPGPGRPQMMSQPKVQPSQGPGNMSSGGFLP